The following is a genomic window from Nitrosomonas communis.
ATTTCAGCGCCAAACGCACTCATTGCTTGCCGGCGTTCTATACTCAAATTTTCCGGCATAACAAGAATCATCCGATAACCCATTATGGCCGCCGCCATCGACAAGGCAATACCAGTATTGCCACTCGTAGCTTCAATTAAAGTATCACCTGGTTGGATATCCCCTCGTTTTTGCGCATGCTTAATCATAGAAAGCGCTGGCCGATCTTTTACTGATCCAGCTGGGTTATTTCCCTCAAGCTTAGCCAGAATGGTATTACTGGTTTCTCCAGGGATCCGTTTAAGCTCTACTAAGGGGGTCCTACCAACAAAATTCTCAATTGTTTTGAACATAGACAATGCAATTTTTGCTAGAGGATTAATTATCGCATATGTCATTAAAAATGAATGTCCAAAGAATCAGAATAATTTCATTTCTAAATCAAAACTGACTTGGTCGGCTTCACCCTGCCGTAATATTTATATTGTCTGCGGCTCGGCTTCGCATCATTTTTGATTTGGAAGTGGAATAAGCAAAAAAAATACCCCCAGAAACTGAAATATATGTCTGGGGGTATAGCATTACTTCGCTAACTTATGGATTGGATTCTTTTTTCTGTTCAACTGCTATTTTTTCCTCCTTATCCACTGTCAGATCGCTGCGTATTTGCTGAAGAGTGCCCGCTCCAATACCATTTACTTTTTCCAAATCATCAATCGAACTAAACAGTCCATGCTCATTTCGATATTCAACAATGGCTTTTGCCTTGGCTGGACCAATTCCCTTCAGCGCTTCGAGCTCGGCTTGTGAAGCAGTATTAATATCGACTGCTGCATAAACATCACTACTCAATATAAAAAAGATAATTATCAGTTGTTTCAACCTTACCATAATCACTCCTAAAATTATAAAAAAGTGTTGTTTTGCTTTTGACAAGCCTTTATTGCTTATAAAGCAATCCATATATCGGCGTTTTCTCAATCTTATTGAGAAAATTTTAGATAGATCAAGGTAAAGCCAGCTCTCAAGCGCTACGGAAACGTGTTTGTTTCATCAGGATAATAGCCAGAAAAGGTAGAATAAAGCCAATAACAGTGACTGTTATTAATAGCATACCTAGTTCACTGTAATCAGCTGGTACAGAGATATCACTGGTGACAGGATCCCTCACTTCGCGTGTAACGACAAAAATCTGGTTAATATATTTGCTGCCCAATTGAGAAGCTGATAAAGCAAGGTTAGTAAACGATGCCATGACAGCAAAGAAAGTTGCTTTAAGTTTATCTGGCGCTGAATTAGCAATCCATGCCAGCATAGGAATCATTGCAATTTGGCCCAGTGGTGATTCTATTGCCGTATCTATTATAGCGATAAAACGTGCGTCTACTATTCCTCCTGTTTGTGCTGCTGTCCATTCGTGCAAACCAAAGTACATACCTATGATTGGGAAAGACAACAAGGTGCCGGCAATGGTAAGTGCACCTATAATATAAGCCATAGAGCGTTCTGCCATAAAACGGCGAAATATAAACATTCCCACCAACGTTAAGACCGCACCTATCAATGACAAGGTGGCAAGAAATTGCTGATCGAAACCTAGTTGATCAATCATCCACCAGGTTATGCCTGCTCCAGGGTTAGGGAGCGCACGGAATATAAATATCAGAATAGCTGTACCCACCAACTGATTGCGTGCTTCTGCATCAAGCTCACTCGAAAGACGCCAGATCAGAAAAAGAATGATGGCCATTGATAAACAAAAAACAATTTCCTCGGCAGCAGCAAACCCACCGAGTCCGATACTTAAAGATACAATCGTAAACGCTGCACCACCGCCCAATATCCACCAATTAACCGGCGGTGCTTCGGTATGGATAGTCAACAATGCCTCAGCCTCTTTACGGTTCAGTCCCTGTGACAAAAAACGTCTCATATTTTGCCGCCGCAACCAGCTCGCAAAAAATACCCCGCAAACCGAGATAAATGGAATCACCAAGGCAAGTTTATAAACCAACAAATAGGCAGCGGTCCTACCTTCTTCTGGCATGGCACCCACATCGCGCATCAAAATAACATTCGCAATAGAGACAAGCACACTGCCGCCAATGATAGCCACTCGGCCAAGAGTTTGCATTGTGACATGCATTTGTTTGCGCTTTTCTAAAGGCAATGGTTTCCCA
Proteins encoded in this region:
- a CDS encoding MFS transporter, coding for MKVVPPNPNSKALAALYRWFDINIFALGREMRLSYLPPLMVYVAAGISSLTGIVGTFYVKERLGLSAEFLAGLAFWMALPWALKMPIGHLVDLIWRWKSLLVYLGASLIMVSLLIMIGLLGYTDTMRSVAALESWYVAAALLAPIGYVLQDVVADAMTVEAVPRVDANGKPLPLEKRKQMHVTMQTLGRVAIIGGSVLVSIANVILMRDVGAMPEEGRTAAYLLVYKLALVIPFISVCGVFFASWLRRQNMRRFLSQGLNRKEAEALLTIHTEAPPVNWWILGGGAAFTIVSLSIGLGGFAAAEEIVFCLSMAIILFLIWRLSSELDAEARNQLVGTAILIFIFRALPNPGAGITWWMIDQLGFDQQFLATLSLIGAVLTLVGMFIFRRFMAERSMAYIIGALTIAGTLLSFPIIGMYFGLHEWTAAQTGGIVDARFIAIIDTAIESPLGQIAMIPMLAWIANSAPDKLKATFFAVMASFTNLALSASQLGSKYINQIFVVTREVRDPVTSDISVPADYSELGMLLITVTVIGFILPFLAIILMKQTRFRSA
- a CDS encoding ComEA family DNA-binding protein; translation: MSKAKQHFFIILGVIMVRLKQLIIIFFILSSDVYAAVDINTASQAELEALKGIGPAKAKAIVEYRNEHGLFSSIDDLEKVNGIGAGTLQQIRSDLTVDKEEKIAVEQKKESNP